One genomic segment of Longimicrobium sp. includes these proteins:
- the rplW gene encoding 50S ribosomal protein L23 has translation MPKVNVNEVIVRPLVTEKSHDQLDRLGAYTFVVAKDANKIEIAQAVEKHFNVKVRDVRTMRYAGKEKRMGRHVGRKASWKKAVVTLAEGDSIELFEGV, from the coding sequence ATGCCTAAGGTGAACGTCAACGAGGTGATCGTGCGCCCGCTCGTGACCGAGAAGAGCCACGACCAGCTCGACCGGCTGGGCGCCTACACCTTCGTGGTGGCCAAGGACGCCAACAAGATCGAGATCGCCCAGGCGGTCGAGAAGCACTTCAACGTGAAGGTCAGGGACGTCCGCACCATGCGCTACGCCGGCAAGGAGAAGCGCATGGGCCGCCACGTGGGCCGCAAGGCCTCGTGGAAGAAGGCGGTCGTGACCCTCGCGGAAGGCGACTCGATCGAGCTCTTCGAGGGAGTGTAA
- the rplB gene encoding 50S ribosomal protein L2: protein MPTKQFKPVTPGTRFRSTSDFAEVTHKGRPEKALTEKISGTGGRNHHGHVTSRHKGGGHKRLYRVIDFRRDKAGVAGKVERIEYDPNRTANIALVVYEDGERRYILHPRGLQVGDSVVAGSGSDIKPGNALPLAEIPLGTTVHNVELRPGKGGQMARSAGAGVQIAAKEGDYVTLRMPSTEMRMVRRECMATVGQVGNVDHEKQSIGKAGANRWRGKRPKVRGVVMNPVDHPLGGGEGRSSGGRPPVSPWGKPEGVKTRHNKKASNKLIVRGRKRGRATK from the coding sequence ATGCCGACCAAGCAGTTCAAGCCGGTGACCCCCGGCACGCGCTTCCGCTCGACCAGCGACTTCGCCGAGGTCACCCACAAGGGGCGCCCCGAGAAGGCGCTGACCGAGAAGATCTCGGGCACCGGCGGGCGCAACCACCACGGGCACGTGACCAGCCGCCACAAGGGCGGCGGGCACAAGCGCCTGTACCGGGTGATCGACTTCAGGCGCGACAAGGCCGGCGTGGCCGGCAAGGTCGAGCGCATCGAGTACGATCCCAACCGCACGGCCAACATCGCCCTCGTGGTCTACGAGGACGGCGAGCGCCGCTACATCCTGCACCCGCGCGGGCTGCAGGTGGGCGACAGCGTGGTGGCCGGCAGCGGCAGCGACATCAAGCCGGGGAACGCGCTTCCGCTGGCCGAGATCCCGCTGGGCACCACCGTGCACAACGTGGAGCTCCGCCCCGGCAAGGGGGGCCAGATGGCCCGCTCGGCCGGCGCCGGGGTGCAGATCGCGGCCAAGGAGGGCGACTACGTGACGCTCCGCATGCCCAGCACCGAGATGCGCATGGTGCGGCGCGAGTGCATGGCCACCGTGGGCCAGGTGGGGAACGTGGACCACGAGAAGCAGTCCATCGGCAAGGCGGGCGCCAACCGCTGGCGGGGCAAGCGCCCCAAGGTCCGCGGCGTGGTGATGAACCCGGTGGACCACCCGCTGGGCGGCGGCGAGGGCCGGAGCTCCGGCGGCCGTCCCCCGGTGAGCCCCTGGGGCAAGCCCGAGGGCGTGAAGACCCGCCACAACAAGAAGGCGTCGAACAAGCTGATCGTCCGCGGCCGCAAGCGGGGCCGGGCGACGAAGTGA
- the rplD gene encoding 50S ribosomal protein L4 codes for MLTARYYNAAGEQNGDVQLPEELFDGRVHEAALHQTVKAYLANQRQGTAATKTRGMVSGGNRKAWRQKGTGRARQGSMRAPHWRGGGIVFGPSPRSYHQDVPRKVKSLARRSAFNQRAIDGQIAVIERLAPEAPRTRAFAELLGKIGVAGAKRVLILTDGSSRNVYLSARNLPNVEVMPFAQASAYDVMVARQVVIEQAALDQVKQGAGQTADADAEEVVNA; via the coding sequence TGCAGCTCCCCGAGGAGCTGTTCGACGGGCGCGTCCACGAGGCCGCCCTGCACCAGACGGTGAAGGCGTACCTGGCCAACCAGCGCCAGGGGACCGCCGCCACCAAGACCCGCGGGATGGTGTCCGGGGGCAACCGCAAGGCCTGGCGCCAGAAGGGCACCGGCCGCGCCCGCCAGGGCTCGATGCGCGCTCCGCACTGGCGGGGCGGCGGCATCGTGTTCGGACCCAGCCCGCGCAGCTACCACCAGGACGTGCCGCGCAAGGTGAAGTCGCTGGCCCGCAGGAGCGCCTTCAACCAGCGCGCCATCGACGGCCAGATCGCCGTCATCGAGCGCCTGGCGCCCGAGGCGCCCAGGACGCGCGCCTTCGCCGAGCTGCTGGGGAAGATCGGGGTGGCCGGCGCCAAGCGCGTGCTGATCCTGACCGACGGCTCCAGCCGCAACGTGTACCTGTCGGCGCGCAACCTTCCCAACGTGGAGGTCATGCCCTTCGCCCAGGCCAGCGCCTACGACGTGATGGTGGCGCGCCAGGTGGTGATCGAGCAGGCCGCGCTCGACCAGGTGAAGCAGGGTGCCGGCCAGACCGCCGATGCCGACGCCGAGGAGGTGGTGAATGCCTAA